In Phalacrocorax aristotelis chromosome 6, bGulAri2.1, whole genome shotgun sequence, one DNA window encodes the following:
- the PDC gene encoding phosducin codes for MEENANTSFEEDFEGQATHTGPKGVIHDWRKFKLESEDRDSLSLSKKEILRQMSSPHRSFSKCDQGTRERFCRKMSMKEYELIHDEQEDESCLQKYRKRCMQDMHQRLSFGAKYGYLCELQNGEQFLEAIEKERKTTTVIVHIYEDGIKGCDALNNSLTCLAAEYTTVKFCKIKASNTGAGDRFSNEVLPTLLVYKGGELLSNFISISEQFNEDFFAVDVESFLNEYGLLPERELPALGNGNTDEQDVE; via the exons GGCCCAAAGGAGTGATCCATGACTGGAGGAAGTTTAAATTAGAAAGCGAAGACAGAGACTCCTTATCCTTgagcaagaaagaaattcttAGACAAATGTCTTCACCACACAGATCTTTTAGTAAATGTGATCAAGGCACCAGAGAGAGATTCTGCCGTAAg ATGAGCATGAAGGAGTATGAATTAATTCATGATGAGCAAGAAGATGAAAGTTGCCTACAAAAATACCGCAAACGCTGCATGCAGGATATGCATCAGAGGTTGAGTTTTGGGGCAAAGTATGGTTATCTGTGTGAGCTGCAAAATGGGGAACAGTTCCTGGAAGCCATCGAGAAAGAACGTAAAACTACCACCGTCATCGTCCACATATACGAAGACGGCATCAAGGGCTGCGATGCTCTCAACAACAGCTTGACCTGCCTGGCAGCCGAGTACACCACTGTGAAGTTCTGCAAGATCAAGGCCTCCAACACAGGGGCTGGAGACCGCTTCTCCAATGAAGTGCTTCCCACTCTACTTGTCTATAAGGGTGGAGAACTTCTGAGCAATTTCATTAGCATTTCTGAACAATTCAATGAGGATTTTTTTGCTGTGGATGTGGAGTCTTTCCTAAATGAGTATGGGCTGCTACCTGAAAGGGAGCTTCCAGCACTGGGAAATGGCAACACAGATGAACAAGATGTTGAATAA